The proteins below come from a single Paramormyrops kingsleyae isolate MSU_618 chromosome 25, PKINGS_0.4, whole genome shotgun sequence genomic window:
- the LOC140583145 gene encoding uncharacterized protein — protein MASKFASNRHFLLCPMCKKTQTRLPVHLTRVCMKRSSKKDIREVVEKAKQDSLEVLQWGRVFSYRHLQDILDDANPMSRLIQELERRHMVVTDTPSPAVVAQTSSVPLVAGTVTAGQRPESTESEQLEDIVGVSSGETIQVTREVQWPQTSRRMMQEKGLYRKHSLDHPLLKGFATYLEKDLLNENFKQEPSLEFVREREKARLFFRELSEAGLSGQTQVNYLKSLKRFLKYHTVITDLRHDSRGLWNNAKFFMEELNSLQLSCAKLVTKEISQRRHAILTEKNLLNPEDCWAVLRAAKHDFLVIVGKVYPEETPLELKECCLLLYYLEAIVILKHLQQRGVVEHMTVQEWMKRTREESGYTVIGVKEHRSSTRRVAAFALSSEEEKWFETYFSHVRPQLLASNWTKRTTNQQGGDERFFVSTSGRPIYNASNDLHRLHQRYQLDPVTSQTARQVFGTASKNMTDSEKTLVADYLSHSAATAQDVVAASKLLSKLAGDLSASSAEEGTIRATRGAVRSAAPGSNQRTDVQAAYDRLLQTHPVTLDGDVPDRTVRSQTSGQFQRQLYERWLKAQMKLRVKHVLSHFGRREPTESRVSAWIKKQGWKSNVPSAARILKDWKPTGSVKTAMDSRRIQKLITTQKWKGLVVVDIVGKGKSVCTTRHFQAGEVVCDYHGRVVTATEGWQIHQATTEEQTGYMFFFKNSKNNHMCIDAHAPQCECHPKKQTFGRLINHSRKKANIRPRLYTMEMDGKEQDVILFLAQGKIDLGEELRFDFGVERKSFRGQGLDLCWL, from the exons atggcttccaaatt tgcttccaacaggcatttcctgctctgccccatgtgcaagaagacacagacaCGCCTTCcagtgcatctgactagggtgtgcatgaaaAGGTCTTCAAAGAAGGACATCCGtgaagtagtggagaaggcgaagcaggattcgcttgaagttctgcaatggggcagggtgttcagctacaggcacctgcaagacattttggatgatgctaatcctatgagcag gctgatccaggagctggagcgtcgccacatggtggtgacagacaccccctccccagcagtggtggcgcagaccagcagtgttcctttGGTGGCTGGTACAGTCACAGCCgggcagcgaccggagagcacTGAGAGTGAGCAGTTGGAAGACATTGTCGGTGTCAGCAGTGGCGAGACcattcaagt tacccgggaggtgcagtggccacagacctccaggcgcatgatgcaggagaagggactgtacaggaaacattctctggaccatcccctcctgaagggcttcgccacatacttggagaaggatctcctgaatgaaaattttaagcaggag CCTTCCCTGGAATttgtcagggagagggagaaggccaGGCTCTTCTTCCGGGAGCTGAGTGAGGCCGGGCTGTCCGGGCAGACCCAGGTGAACTACCTGAAGAGCttgaagag attcctgaaGTACCACACTGTCATCACCGACCTCCGGCACGACAGCAGAGGACTGTGGAACAACGCCAAGTTCTTCATGGAGGAACTGAACTCACTACAGCTGAGCTGTGCTAAGCTGGTGACTAAGGAGATCAgccaaaggag GCATGCCATTCTGACAGAGAAGAACCTTCTGAATCCAGAAgattgctgggccgtgctgagggctgccaagcacGACTTCTTGGTGATCGTCGGTAAGGTTTATCCAGAAGAAACACCCCTGGAGCTGAAAGAGTGCTGCCTCCtgctctactacctggaggccattgtcatcctgaagcatctccagcaacgaggcgtggtggagcacatgact GTCCAAGAGTGGATGAAGAGGACCAGAGAGGAGTCGGGCTACACGGTCATTGGGGTAAAGGAGCACAGATCGTCCACACGACGAGTGGCTGCGTTTGCCctatcctctgaggaggagaag TGGTTTGAGACCTACTTCAGTCACGTGCGTCCGCAGCTCCTGGCCTCCAATTGGACCAAAAGAACCACCAAtcagcaggggggagatgagaggTTCTTTGTCTCCACCTCAGGGAGGCCGATATACAATGCATCAAACGACCtccaccggctgcaccaaag ATACCAGCTGGACCCAGTGACCAGCCAGACTGCCCGGCAAGTGTTTGGGACAGCCAGCAAGAACATGACCGACTCTGAAAAGACTTTGGTGGCTGATTATCTCAGTCATTCTGCTGCGACGGCTCAAGATGTGGTGgcagccagtaagctgctgagcaagctggcaggtgacttaag tgcctcctctgcagaAGAGGGAACCATCCGTGCTACCCGTGGCGCTGTGCGGAGTGCTGCCCCCGGATCAAATCAAcggaccgacgtccaggcagcATATGACCGGCTTCTGCAGACTCATCCGGTGACCCTGGATGGAGACGTGCCAGACAGGACCGTTCGTTCACAGACGTCAGGCCAGTTCCAGAGGCAGCTTTACgagcgctggctgaaggcccagatgaaacTGCGCGTGAAGCATGTCCTCT cacactttggcagacgggAACCCACAGAGTCGAGGGTCAGCGCTTGGATAAAGAAGCAAGGTTGGAAGAGCAACGTCCCCAGCGCTGCCAGGATCCTAAAAGACTGGAAGCCCACCGGATCTGTCAAGACAGCGATGGACTCGAGGCGCATCCAGAAGCTCATCACCACACAAAAGTGGAAGGGACTGGTGGTGGTGGACATTGTGGGGAAGGGCAAGAGCGTCTGCACGACCCGGCatttccaggctggtgaggtggtctGTGACTATCATGGGCGggtagtcacagccacagagggctGGCAGATCCACCAGGCTACAACTGAGGAGCAGACTGGGTATATGTTTTTCTTcaagaacagtaaaaataatcacatgtgcattgatgcacacGCACCTCAATGTGAGTGCCACCCCAAGAAGCAAACTTTTGGACGGCTAATTAATCATTCCAGGAAGAAAGCCAACATTCGGCCCAGGCTCTACACCATGGAGATGGACGGGAAAGAGCAGGACGTCATCCTTTTCTTAGCTCAGGGGAAAATTGATCTTGGTGAAGAACTTCGTTTTGATTTTGGTGTAGAGCGAAAGTCATTCAGAGGACAGGGTTTAGACCTATGCTGGTTGTGA